ATAGCGACTACAACATCTTTAATTCTCAATAAATTATTGATAAAAAAGTGACGATTGGTTTGCTCGATAACACCTTTTCTAGCATCAATTAAAATAATAGACGCTTGCGATGTTGAAGCCCCTGTTACCATGTTGCGCGTATATTCTACGTGACCTGGTGTATCTGCAATAATGTAACTTTTCTTTTTTGTTGAAAAATAAATATGCGCTACATCAATAGTAATGCCTTGTTCTCTTTCGGCAACCAACCCATCTGTAGCTAATGAGAAATCTAAGTAATCGTATCCACGTTGTTTACTTGTTTTCTCGATAGCTTCTAACTTATCTGTAGTCAATGATTTTGTATCGTAAAGAATACGCCCTATCAACGTACTTTTTCCATCATCTACACTTCCTGCGGTTGCTATTTTTAATACTTCCATAATAAGCCCCTCCTAACCTCCCCGAAAGGGAGGAATTCTTACTCGGGTGAAGCAAGAATATTGTTGTTATTATTTTTACTAATACCTACAGCACATTTTAAATTTTGCAGGTTAGATTAATCATTTTTGTACGCAAACTTACTAATCCCCCTTTGGGGTTAGGGGCTTTTCTAGAAATACCCTTGTTGTTTACGTTTTTCCATGGCTGCCTCAGATCGTTTATCATCAATACGCGCTCCACGCTCTGAAATAGTAGAATCTCTAATTTCTTCTACTACTTTAGAAATTGTTGAAGCATCCGATAAAACAGCTGCCGTACAACTCATATCTCCCACAGTTCTAAAACGAACCATTTCTTCAATTACTTCTTCATTATCATCTCTATAAACAACTTCATCTTCTGCAGACCAAATCATACCATCTCTTAAAAACACTTTACGTTTATGAGCGAAATAGATAGAAGGAATTTCTATATTTTCTCTTTCTATATAAGACCAAACATCTAGTTCTGTCCAGTTTGATATAGGAAACACACGTACATTTTGTCCGTGCTCTATATCGCCATTCAACATATCGAATAACTCTGGACGTTGGTTTTTCTCATCCCATTGACCAAAATCATCACGAACAGAAAAAATACGTTCTTTTGCTCTTGCTTTTTCTTCATCACGACGAGCACCACCAATACAAGCATCAAATTTAAACTCTTCAATAGCATCTAAAAGTGTCGTTGTTTGCAACATATTTCTACTTGCATAACGACCAGATTCTTCTTTAACT
The nucleotide sequence above comes from Flavobacteriaceae bacterium HL-DH10. Encoded proteins:
- the cysD gene encoding sulfate adenylyltransferase subunit CysD is translated as MNKDTSHINSLENEAIYIMREVAAQFEKPVLLFSGGKDSITLVRLAVKAFYPAKVPFPLMHIDTGHNFPETIEFRDRLCKELGLELIVRNVQDSIDEGKVKEESGRYASRNMLQTTTLLDAIEEFKFDACIGGARRDEEKARAKERIFSVRDDFGQWDEKNQRPELFDMLNGDIEHGQNVRVFPISNWTELDVWSYIERENIEIPSIYFAHKRKVFLRDGMIWSAEDEVVYRDDNEEVIEEMVRFRTVGDMSCTAAVLSDASTISKVVEEIRDSTISERGARIDDKRSEAAMEKRKQQGYF